A DNA window from Gemmatimonadaceae bacterium contains the following coding sequences:
- the queC gene encoding 7-cyano-7-deazaguanine synthase QueC, whose amino-acid sequence MSDARKAVLLLSGGLDSTTLLAYALEEGFDVHAMTFRYGQRHATEIESARRVAARYDVRDHVVADIDLRTFGGSALTNTAIDVPKDRDVSVHETGIPITYVPARNTIFLSFALAWAEVLQAGDIFIGVNALDYSGYPDCRPEYIAAYERMANLATRGGVEGTNPVRIQTPLIDLTKAQIIRMGLELGVDYSITQSCYDPDATGAACGHCDACQLRLRGFAEAGAKDPARYAG is encoded by the coding sequence ATGTCCGACGCACGAAAAGCGGTGTTGCTCCTGAGCGGGGGACTGGATTCGACGACGCTGCTCGCCTACGCGCTCGAGGAAGGATTCGACGTGCACGCAATGACGTTTCGCTACGGCCAGCGCCACGCGACCGAGATCGAATCGGCGCGCCGCGTCGCCGCGCGATACGATGTCCGCGATCACGTGGTCGCGGACATCGATCTGCGCACGTTCGGTGGATCGGCGCTGACGAACACCGCGATCGATGTGCCGAAGGATCGCGACGTGAGCGTGCACGAGACAGGAATTCCCATCACCTACGTTCCGGCGCGCAATACGATCTTTCTGTCGTTCGCGCTGGCGTGGGCCGAAGTGCTTCAGGCGGGCGACATTTTCATTGGCGTGAATGCGCTCGATTACTCGGGCTATCCCGACTGTCGGCCCGAGTACATCGCCGCCTACGAGCGCATGGCGAATCTCGCGACGCGCGGCGGAGTCGAGGGGACGAACCCCGTGCGCATTCAGACGCCGCTCATCGATCTCACGAAGGCGCAGATCATTCGGATGGGACTCGAGCTCGGCGTCGATTACTCGATCACGCAGAGCTGCTACGATCCTGATGCAACGGGTGCCGCGTGCGGTCACTGCGATGCATGCCAGCTGCGCTTGCGGGGTTTCGCCGAGGCGGGAGCGAAGGATCCCGCGAGGTACGCTGGCTGA
- a CDS encoding ABC transporter ATP-binding protein: MATESASSSPAGFSASTNNQPLIRLNGIKKVFYTDEVETHALQDIHVEIQPGEYVAMEGPSGCGKTTLLSILGLLDTPTGGEYTLAGEPVAQLTPSQRARIRNRQIGFIFQAFNLIGDLTVYENVELPLTYRGMSAAERKQRVTDALERVGMSHRMKHYPAQLSGGQQQRVAVARAVAGDPLILLADEPTGNLDSTNGEAVMELLRELHRGGATICMVTHDPRYAAHADRSIHLFDGRVVEERRSDKVTV; encoded by the coding sequence ATGGCTACTGAGTCCGCATCCTCGTCACCGGCCGGCTTCTCCGCGAGCACGAACAACCAGCCGCTGATTCGCCTGAACGGGATCAAGAAGGTGTTCTACACCGACGAGGTGGAGACCCACGCCCTCCAGGACATTCACGTCGAAATCCAGCCGGGCGAGTACGTCGCCATGGAAGGTCCGTCGGGCTGCGGCAAGACGACGCTGCTCTCCATCCTCGGCCTGCTCGACACGCCCACCGGAGGCGAGTACACACTCGCCGGCGAGCCCGTCGCGCAGCTCACGCCGAGCCAGCGCGCGCGCATCCGCAATCGGCAGATCGGCTTCATCTTCCAGGCGTTCAACCTGATCGGCGATCTCACCGTCTACGAGAACGTCGAGCTGCCGCTCACCTATCGCGGCATGTCGGCGGCCGAACGGAAGCAGCGCGTCACGGATGCGCTCGAGCGCGTGGGGATGAGCCACCGCATGAAGCACTATCCGGCACAGCTCTCCGGCGGTCAGCAGCAGCGCGTCGCCGTGGCGCGCGCGGTCGCGGGCGATCCGCTCATCCTGCTCGCCGACGAACCGACGGGTAACCTCGATTCGACGAACGGCGAAGCGGTGATGGAGCTCCTTCGCGAGCTGCATCGCGGCGGCGCCACGATCTGCATGGTGACGCACGATCCCCGCTATGCCGCGCACGCCGACCGTTCGATTCACCTGTTCGACGGTCGTGTGGTCGAAGAGCGTCGCAGCGACAAGGTCACCGTCTAA
- the queE gene encoding 7-carboxy-7-deazaguanine synthase — protein sequence MYTVKEIFYTLQGEGANAGRPAVFCRFAGCNLWTGRDSDRGTAICDFCDTDFVGVGPDGGKFATADDLARAVAERWPDVSQGRPLVVCTGGEPLLQLDEAAIDALHERGFEVAVETNGTQPPPRGLDWICVSPKARAPLVLTRGNELKLVFPQPGIDPARLESLDFEQFYLQPMDGPDAEANTRAALAYCMAHPRWRLSIQTHKLLGIR from the coding sequence ATGTATACCGTCAAGGAAATCTTTTACACGCTGCAGGGCGAAGGCGCGAACGCGGGACGCCCGGCGGTGTTTTGCCGCTTCGCCGGCTGCAATCTCTGGACGGGCCGCGACTCCGATCGCGGCACGGCGATTTGCGATTTCTGTGATACCGACTTCGTCGGCGTCGGGCCGGACGGCGGCAAGTTCGCGACCGCCGACGACCTTGCGCGCGCCGTCGCGGAGCGATGGCCCGACGTGTCTCAGGGTCGCCCGCTCGTGGTGTGCACCGGCGGCGAACCGCTCCTGCAGCTCGACGAGGCGGCGATCGATGCGCTGCACGAACGCGGCTTCGAGGTCGCCGTCGAGACGAATGGAACGCAGCCACCGCCCCGCGGCCTCGACTGGATTTGCGTGAGCCCCAAGGCGCGCGCGCCGCTCGTGCTCACCCGCGGCAACGAGCTCAAGCTCGTCTTTCCACAGCCCGGCATCGACCCCGCCCGCCTCGAGTCGCTCGACTTCGAGCAGTTCTATCTGCAGCCGATGGACGGCCCCGACGCCGAGGCGAATACGCGTGCCGCGCTCGCGTACTGCATGGCGCATCCGCGGTGGCGCCTCAGCATCCAGACGCACAAGCTGCTCGGCATCCGCTGA
- a CDS encoding HlyD family efflux transporter periplasmic adaptor subunit, translated as MDIKREPPKKTKKFIAYGAGVVGIVAVSAFVSRLKPAAPPVERGTLWIDTVKRGPMTRDVNAPGTLEPEYVRNVTALTSGRIEGLPLKPGATVKAGDLLVAMSNPDEEIKQLQDEQQLNQSVGALAQLKTTLHQQILGQEGVVATMRTQYNNAVRLVAVQDSLAKKNLASANDVASARDNVVEMKQRLDIEQKRLDDVNASESTQIKLQEDQIESLRRILNEQKNRVASMNLSAPDGGQLQSLGNPPLELGQYVNAGSVVARIVQPGKLKAVLRVPENQAKDVVPGLPASIDLHNNTVVKGHVTRTDPSSVAGTVTVEVSIEDALPAGTRSDLAVDGTITLERIPNTLFIGRPGFGQAESSVGIFKVLPGKGEAVRTTVMLGRASVNTIEVKSGLQVGDSVIISDMSQFDNTNRVRIK; from the coding sequence TTGGACATCAAGCGCGAACCCCCCAAAAAGACCAAGAAGTTCATCGCGTATGGCGCCGGCGTCGTCGGCATCGTCGCCGTCTCGGCGTTCGTGAGCCGTCTCAAGCCCGCGGCGCCGCCCGTCGAGCGCGGCACGCTCTGGATCGACACCGTGAAGCGCGGACCGATGACGCGAGACGTCAACGCGCCGGGCACGCTCGAGCCGGAGTACGTCCGCAACGTCACCGCCCTCACCAGCGGCCGCATCGAAGGCCTGCCGCTCAAGCCTGGCGCCACCGTCAAGGCCGGCGATCTGCTCGTCGCGATGAGCAACCCCGACGAAGAGATCAAGCAGCTGCAGGACGAACAGCAGCTCAATCAGTCGGTTGGCGCGCTCGCCCAGCTCAAGACGACGCTCCATCAGCAGATTCTGGGGCAGGAAGGTGTCGTCGCCACCATGCGCACGCAGTACAACAACGCGGTGCGCCTCGTGGCGGTGCAGGACTCCCTCGCCAAGAAGAACCTCGCGTCGGCGAATGACGTCGCATCGGCGCGTGACAACGTGGTCGAGATGAAGCAGCGTCTCGACATCGAGCAGAAACGGCTCGACGACGTGAACGCGTCGGAGTCGACGCAGATCAAGCTCCAGGAAGATCAGATCGAGAGCCTGCGCCGCATTCTCAACGAGCAGAAGAACCGGGTCGCGTCGATGAACCTGAGCGCGCCCGATGGCGGCCAGCTTCAGAGTCTTGGCAATCCGCCGCTCGAGCTGGGCCAGTACGTGAACGCGGGCAGCGTCGTCGCGCGCATCGTGCAGCCGGGCAAGCTCAAGGCGGTGCTGCGCGTGCCGGAGAATCAGGCGAAAGACGTCGTACCCGGGTTGCCGGCGTCGATCGATCTCCACAACAACACGGTCGTGAAGGGCCACGTCACGCGTACCGACCCGTCGTCGGTCGCCGGCACGGTCACCGTCGAAGTTTCGATCGAAGACGCGCTGCCCGCGGGCACGCGCTCTGACCTCGCGGTCGACGGCACGATCACGCTCGAACGCATTCCGAACACGTTGTTCATCGGCCGTCCGGGCTTCGGTCAGGCGGAAAGCTCGGTCGGCATCTTCAAGGTGCTGCCGGGCAAGGGCGAAGCGGTGCGCACGACTGTGATGCTCGGCCGCGCGTCGGTGAACACGATCGAAGTGAAGAGTGGTTTGCAGGTCGGCGACAGCGTCATCATCTCGGACATGTCGCAGTTCGACAACACGAATCGCGTACGCATCAAATGA
- a CDS encoding ABC transporter ATP-binding protein, with product MAFFTSQPKTVSRDAPPAPIIGPLIAMRNIEKVFETAAGRTYVLRRITGEIQPGEFVSIMGPSGAGKSTLLAILGMLDSAWAGEFFFLGHPVHAMSHKQRVALNKEHIGFVFQQYHLIDDLTVAENLDIPLSYRNVKKSEREAIVADTLDRFGMVGKKDLYPRQLSGGQQQLVGVARAVIAKPKLILADEPTGNLHSSQGREIMELFKKLNNEGTTIIQVTHSEENAKFGNRIIQLKDGWIVTE from the coding sequence ATGGCCTTCTTCACCTCACAGCCGAAAACCGTCTCCCGCGACGCGCCGCCGGCGCCGATCATCGGTCCGCTCATCGCGATGCGCAACATCGAGAAAGTGTTCGAGACGGCCGCGGGTCGCACGTACGTGCTGCGCCGCATCACCGGCGAGATTCAGCCGGGCGAGTTCGTGTCGATCATGGGGCCCTCGGGCGCCGGCAAATCGACGCTGCTCGCAATCCTCGGCATGCTCGACAGCGCGTGGGCGGGCGAGTTTTTCTTCCTCGGCCACCCCGTTCATGCGATGAGCCACAAGCAGCGCGTGGCACTGAACAAGGAGCACATCGGCTTCGTCTTTCAGCAGTATCACCTGATCGATGATCTGACCGTGGCCGAGAATCTCGACATCCCGCTGTCGTACCGAAACGTGAAGAAGTCGGAGCGCGAGGCGATCGTGGCCGACACGCTCGACCGATTCGGCATGGTCGGCAAGAAGGATCTATACCCGCGGCAGCTGTCCGGCGGCCAGCAGCAGCTCGTCGGCGTCGCGCGTGCGGTGATCGCGAAGCCCAAGCTGATCCTCGCGGACGAGCCCACCGGCAACCTGCATTCCAGCCAGGGCCGCGAGATCATGGAGCTATTCAAGAAATTGAATAACGAGGGCACCACGATCATTCAGGTGACGCACTCCGAAGAGAACGCGAAGTTCGGGAACCGGATCATCCAGCTCAAGGATGGGTGGATCGTCACGGAGTGA
- a CDS encoding PLP-dependent transferase — protein MHIETLAVHAGHGIDAATGAVTPAIQLSTTFGREADGSSPAGYLYSRYTNPNRAALEQCLTQLEGGAASAAFSSGSAATMTMLQAIGPGAHVILPDDAYFGSIKLAREVLGPWGMDVSTVDMTNLDAVRGTMKRSTRLIWIETPSNPLLRVVDIEAIADIARRGGAVTAVDNTWGTPVLQRPLQLGADVSMHSTTKYLGGHSDVLGGALVFRENGELYQKVNSIQMLGGAVPSPFECWLTMRGIRTLPLRVNAQSATAHALAEFLSAQPKVEAVHYPGLVTHPGHTIACRQMRGFGGMLSVQVGRSQEESIAIAKRLQLFTYATSLGGTESLIENRASVEGPATRAPQNLLRVSIGLEHVDDLRADFEAALS, from the coding sequence ATGCACATCGAAACCCTTGCGGTGCACGCCGGCCACGGAATCGACGCGGCCACGGGCGCCGTTACACCGGCGATTCAACTCTCCACGACCTTCGGCCGCGAAGCCGACGGCAGCTCGCCGGCCGGCTACCTCTACTCGCGATACACGAACCCCAATCGTGCCGCGCTCGAGCAATGCCTGACGCAGCTCGAAGGCGGCGCCGCCAGCGCTGCATTCTCTTCGGGCTCCGCGGCGACGATGACGATGCTCCAGGCCATCGGCCCCGGCGCGCACGTCATTCTTCCGGACGATGCGTACTTCGGCTCGATCAAGCTCGCGCGCGAGGTGCTCGGCCCCTGGGGCATGGATGTGTCGACCGTCGACATGACGAATCTCGACGCGGTGCGCGGCACGATGAAACGGTCCACCCGACTGATCTGGATCGAGACGCCGTCGAACCCATTGCTGCGCGTCGTCGACATCGAAGCGATCGCCGACATCGCGCGGCGCGGCGGCGCGGTCACCGCGGTCGACAACACGTGGGGCACGCCGGTATTGCAACGTCCCCTGCAACTTGGCGCCGATGTCTCGATGCACTCGACGACGAAATACCTCGGCGGCCATAGCGACGTCCTCGGCGGCGCCCTGGTGTTTCGCGAGAATGGTGAGCTGTATCAAAAAGTGAACTCGATTCAAATGCTCGGCGGCGCGGTGCCGTCACCATTCGAGTGTTGGCTCACCATGCGCGGCATTCGCACGCTGCCGCTGCGAGTGAACGCACAGAGCGCGACCGCGCACGCGCTGGCCGAGTTTCTCTCGGCACAACCGAAGGTCGAGGCGGTGCATTATCCGGGACTCGTCACGCATCCCGGCCACACGATCGCGTGCCGGCAGATGCGCGGCTTTGGCGGCATGCTCTCCGTGCAAGTCGGCCGTTCGCAGGAGGAGTCGATCGCCATCGCGAAACGTCTCCAGCTCTTCACCTACGCGACGAGCCTCGGCGGCACGGAGAGCTTGATCGAGAATCGCGCGTCGGTCGAAGGTCCGGCCACGCGCGCGCCGCAGAATCTGCTGCGCGTGTCGATCGGCCTGGAGCACGTCGACGATCTGCGCGCCGACTTCGAGGCCGCGCTGAGCTGA
- a CDS encoding sigma-54 dependent transcriptional regulator, which produces MTDTGKPTVLVADDQPDILEALRLLLKSNGFDVHTVNSPTAALAELERRDYDAMLLDMNYTRDTTSGKEGLDLLTQLETLEPDMPIIVMTAWGSIDNAVEAMRRGARDYVEKPWDNARLVSILTTQVELGRALRRAQRLESENRLLRRDHLPQMIAESAKMQPILQLMERVGPSDANVLITGEHGTGKELVAQWFHASSPRAARSFIAVNMGGLSEGLFESELFGHVKGAFTDAKTDRVGRFELADAGTLFLDEIGNVPLAMQAKLLRVLQTGDVERVGSSKARHVDVRVVSATNANLQQEVSDGRFREDLLFRLNTIEIHLPPLRDRREDIPALATHFLRRHATRYRKQLSGFDSGAMQLLLSHPWPGNIRELDHAIERSVLMAQGEQVRAGDLGLRGGTTSAAPRLEDLPLEDVEKMLIQKALSRYEGNVSRAAQALGLSRSALYRRIAAYGL; this is translated from the coding sequence ATGACCGACACCGGCAAACCCACCGTCCTTGTCGCCGACGATCAGCCCGACATCCTCGAAGCGCTGCGTCTGCTTCTGAAGAGCAACGGCTTCGACGTCCACACGGTCAACTCGCCCACCGCCGCGCTGGCCGAGCTCGAGCGCCGTGACTACGACGCGATGCTGCTCGACATGAACTACACGCGCGACACGACGTCGGGGAAAGAAGGCCTCGATCTGCTCACGCAACTCGAGACCCTCGAGCCCGACATGCCCATCATCGTGATGACGGCGTGGGGCTCGATCGACAACGCCGTCGAGGCGATGCGCCGCGGCGCGCGCGACTATGTCGAGAAACCGTGGGACAACGCGCGCCTCGTGTCCATCCTCACCACGCAGGTCGAGCTTGGACGCGCGCTCCGGCGGGCGCAGCGCCTCGAATCAGAAAACCGATTGCTGCGCCGCGATCACCTTCCGCAAATGATCGCCGAATCGGCGAAGATGCAGCCGATTCTCCAGCTGATGGAGCGTGTCGGACCATCCGACGCGAACGTGCTCATCACCGGCGAGCACGGCACGGGCAAGGAGCTCGTCGCGCAGTGGTTTCATGCGTCATCGCCGCGTGCGGCGCGGTCATTCATCGCCGTGAACATGGGCGGACTCTCCGAGGGGCTGTTCGAGAGCGAGCTGTTCGGCCATGTGAAGGGGGCGTTCACCGACGCCAAGACCGACCGCGTCGGCCGCTTCGAGCTGGCGGACGCCGGAACGCTCTTTCTCGACGAGATCGGCAACGTTCCGCTGGCCATGCAGGCGAAGCTGTTGCGCGTGCTGCAGACGGGCGACGTCGAGCGGGTCGGCTCGTCCAAGGCGCGCCACGTGGACGTGCGCGTCGTCTCGGCCACCAATGCGAACTTGCAGCAGGAAGTGAGCGACGGGCGCTTTCGCGAGGATCTGCTCTTCCGTCTCAACACCATCGAGATACATCTCCCACCGCTTCGCGACCGGCGCGAGGACATCCCGGCGCTGGCCACGCACTTTCTCCGGCGTCATGCGACGCGCTACCGCAAGCAGTTGTCGGGATTCGATTCGGGTGCGATGCAGCTGCTGTTGTCGCATCCGTGGCCGGGCAACATCCGCGAGCTGGACCACGCGATCGAGCGCTCCGTGCTCATGGCGCAAGGCGAACAGGTTCGCGCGGGCGACTTGGGACTCCGCGGCGGCACGACGAGCGCGGCGCCGCGGCTCGAGGACCTGCCGCTGGAAGATGTTGAGAAAATGCTCATTCAAAAAGCGTTATCACGCTACGAGGGCAACGTCAGTCGCGCCGCGCAGGCGCTCGGGCTGTCGCGAAGCGCGCTGTACCGGCGTATCGCCGCGTATGGATTGTAA
- a CDS encoding ATP-binding protein — MSNRTPHHERLIFRLALGAGLPGVVISMILLWRGGYSAKVQWTLGLVVIGTWLITSLLLRERVVRPLQTLSNMLAALREGDYSIRARGADREDALGLAFLESNLLGETLRTQRLGAMEATALLKTVMAEIDVAVFAFDEADRVRLVNRAGERLLTQPAERILGRTAEQVGLADQLEGPSPRTMDVTFPGGAGRWEVRRGSFRQDGRPHTLLVLADVSRTLREEELQAWQRLVRVLSHEINNSLAPIKSIAGSLLTLLDRRAPGTPEPAEDSHDDLRRGLSVIGGRSEALVRFMSSYARLAKLPAPNRAPLDVATWVRRIAALETRLPVVVRDGPPVTLRADGDQLDQLLINLVRNAVDASLESRGEVCVGWARQNGTVSITVEDDGPGLANPANLFVPFFTTKPQGSGIGLVLSRQIAEAHGGSLALDNRRGHRGCIATVRLPMDSEAS; from the coding sequence ATGAGTAACCGCACCCCGCACCACGAACGGCTCATTTTCCGCCTGGCGCTCGGCGCCGGGCTGCCCGGCGTCGTCATCTCGATGATCCTCCTCTGGCGCGGCGGCTACAGCGCCAAGGTGCAGTGGACGCTCGGCCTGGTCGTGATCGGCACGTGGCTGATCACGTCGCTCCTGCTTCGCGAGCGTGTCGTGCGGCCGCTGCAGACGCTCTCCAACATGCTCGCCGCGCTGCGCGAGGGCGACTATTCCATTCGCGCGCGCGGCGCCGACCGCGAAGACGCCCTCGGCCTTGCCTTTCTCGAGTCGAATCTCCTCGGCGAGACGCTGCGCACGCAACGGCTGGGCGCCATGGAAGCCACGGCACTTTTGAAAACTGTAATGGCCGAGATCGACGTGGCGGTGTTCGCGTTCGACGAAGCCGATCGGGTGCGTCTGGTGAACCGCGCCGGAGAGCGACTGCTCACTCAACCCGCGGAGCGCATTCTCGGACGCACGGCCGAGCAGGTTGGGCTGGCCGATCAGCTCGAGGGACCGTCGCCGCGCACGATGGACGTCACGTTTCCGGGCGGCGCCGGCCGATGGGAAGTCAGGCGCGGATCGTTTCGGCAGGACGGACGTCCGCACACGCTGCTCGTGCTCGCCGACGTCAGCCGCACACTGCGCGAGGAAGAGCTGCAGGCGTGGCAGCGCCTCGTGCGGGTGCTCAGTCACGAGATCAACAATTCGCTCGCGCCCATCAAGTCGATCGCCGGCAGCTTGTTGACGCTGCTCGACCGCCGAGCACCGGGGACACCAGAGCCGGCGGAGGATTCGCACGACGATCTGCGTCGTGGTTTGAGCGTGATCGGCGGACGATCCGAAGCGCTCGTGCGTTTCATGTCCTCGTACGCGCGCTTGGCGAAGCTGCCCGCGCCGAACCGCGCGCCGCTCGACGTCGCGACGTGGGTGCGTCGTATCGCCGCACTCGAGACGCGCCTGCCCGTCGTCGTGCGCGACGGGCCGCCGGTCACGCTGCGCGCCGACGGCGATCAGCTCGATCAGCTGCTCATCAACCTCGTGCGCAACGCCGTGGATGCATCACTCGAGAGCCGGGGCGAAGTGTGCGTCGGCTGGGCGCGGCAGAACGGTACAGTGTCGATCACGGTCGAGGACGACGGTCCGGGTCTGGCGAATCCGGCGAACCTGTTCGTTCCGTTTTTCACGACGAAGCCGCAGGGGTCTGGAATCGGTCTCGTGCTGTCGCGACAGATTGCGGAAGCGCACGGCGGGTCGCTCGCGCTGGACAATCGGCGCGGCCATCGCGGCTGCATCGCGACAGTGCGGTTGCCCATGGATTCCGAAGCGAGCTGA
- a CDS encoding C40 family peptidase, whose protein sequence is MSNLSTNPLSRLALVLCTIAGLSLPVRANAQASGTPKPFEAYSNSAHDLRDSIVALARAQIGTRYKRGGTTPRGFDCSGLIKYIMAALNLDVPRTARQQAAVGLAVNKDTSHLLPGDVLTFGKGKKGVSHVGIYIGDGKYIHASSTAGKVIESKIDRPFSPLIKMWKGARRMLSLDDSTVTPVTPVTPVTLAAKGGGAQ, encoded by the coding sequence ATGAGCAATCTGTCGACGAACCCTTTGTCGCGATTGGCGCTCGTGCTTTGCACGATTGCCGGGCTCAGCCTGCCCGTGCGCGCGAATGCTCAGGCCTCGGGCACGCCGAAACCGTTCGAGGCGTACAGCAACTCGGCGCACGATCTCCGCGACTCGATCGTCGCGCTCGCCCGCGCGCAGATCGGTACGCGTTACAAGCGCGGGGGCACGACCCCCAGGGGCTTCGACTGCAGCGGATTGATCAAATACATCATGGCGGCGCTCAACCTCGACGTGCCGCGCACGGCGCGCCAGCAGGCGGCGGTGGGCCTCGCGGTGAACAAGGACACGAGCCACCTCCTGCCCGGCGACGTGCTGACGTTCGGCAAAGGCAAGAAGGGCGTGAGCCACGTCGGCATCTACATCGGCGACGGCAAGTACATCCACGCCAGCAGCACCGCGGGCAAGGTCATCGAGAGCAAGATCGACCGGCCGTTCTCGCCGCTCATCAAGATGTGGAAGGGCGCGCGTCGCATGTTGTCGCTGGATGATTCCACCGTGACGCCGGTGACGCCGGTGACGCCGGTGACGCTGGCCGCGAAGGGCGGCGGCGCCCAGTAA
- a CDS encoding CapA family protein: MRSAMGDGRWAWLSRVAIRGLLACTLGSTLGAQADSVPRPKPLSKPVRVCAGGDVTLGTNLDPSWARAGADTLWRFYGKRPDPDSLAPALKPFFAGADVILLNVEGAIGSGPAPAKCGPRSTSCFAFRQPPAAAMALRRIADSSVIIVGNVANNHSRDAGEEGRDSTVAALTAAGIIVTGADTLATPVALPSGDTIAFLGFHTDTTTPDARDLAAVRRHVARAVERWGTVIVTMHLGAEGPKAQRTRNANERFLKMSRGNPVGFANAAFSGGATLLVGHGPHVLRAIEWRGDRLAAYSLGNLITYGPFKLREPTNRGAVLCATVDADRRVTGAELRATMQRWPGVLEADSTRRAFRLIDSLSALDFPRTGAVVDSNGVVERRRP, encoded by the coding sequence ATGCGATCAGCGATGGGCGATGGGCGTTGGGCGTGGTTGTCCCGTGTCGCGATACGGGGCCTCTTAGCGTGCACGCTCGGCTCGACGCTCGGTGCGCAGGCGGACTCCGTTCCGCGGCCCAAGCCGCTCAGCAAGCCCGTGCGCGTTTGCGCGGGCGGTGACGTCACGCTCGGGACCAACCTTGATCCCTCGTGGGCGCGGGCGGGAGCGGACACCCTGTGGCGCTTCTACGGCAAGCGGCCCGATCCCGACAGCCTGGCGCCGGCGCTCAAGCCGTTCTTCGCCGGCGCGGACGTCATTCTGCTCAACGTCGAGGGTGCCATCGGCTCGGGGCCGGCGCCGGCCAAGTGCGGGCCGCGCTCGACGAGCTGCTTTGCGTTCCGGCAGCCGCCGGCGGCGGCGATGGCGCTTCGGCGCATCGCGGACAGCTCGGTGATCATCGTCGGCAACGTCGCGAACAACCACTCGCGCGATGCGGGCGAAGAGGGCCGCGATTCCACGGTCGCCGCGCTCACGGCCGCGGGCATCATCGTGACCGGCGCCGACACGCTCGCCACGCCGGTCGCCCTGCCGTCCGGCGACACCATTGCCTTCCTCGGCTTCCATACCGATACGACGACGCCCGATGCGCGCGATCTCGCCGCGGTGCGGCGCCACGTGGCGCGGGCGGTCGAGCGGTGGGGAACAGTCATCGTCACGATGCACCTGGGCGCCGAGGGACCAAAGGCGCAGCGTACCCGGAATGCTAATGAGCGATTTCTAAAGATGAGTCGAGGGAATCCGGTGGGGTTCGCGAATGCGGCGTTCTCGGGCGGGGCGACGCTCCTCGTCGGCCACGGGCCGCACGTACTCCGCGCCATCGAGTGGCGCGGCGACCGGCTGGCCGCCTACTCGCTTGGCAACCTGATCACGTACGGACCGTTCAAGCTGCGCGAGCCGACGAATCGCGGCGCGGTCTTGTGCGCAACCGTGGACGCCGATCGTCGCGTGACGGGCGCCGAGCTTCGCGCGACGATGCAACGCTGGCCGGGCGTGCTCGAGGCGGATTCGACGCGGCGCGCGTTTCGGTTGATCGATTCGCTGAGCGCGCTCGATTTTCCGCGCACCGGCGCGGTCGTCGATTCGAATGGGGTGGTTGAACGGCGTCGGCCGTGA